One Labilithrix sp. genomic window, GGGGGAGAGGTGCTCGACGAGGATCGCGCGATGGAAGGTCGTGCGGCTGCCGAGGAGCGTCGAGAGGAGCGCGACGCCGACCGAGCCGCCGAGCTGGCGCGTCAGGTTGTAGAGCGCGGTCGAGGCGGCGATGTCCTTCTTCGGGATCGAGCCGAGCGACGTCATGCTCAGCGGGATGAACATCATCACCGTGCCGAACGAGCGCACGAGGAGGGGCCAGAAGAGATCGTCGGCCGACGTGTTCACGCTGAGGCGGCCGAGCCAGAGCACCGCGACGCCGAGGATCACCGCGCCGATCGCGAGCATCACGCGCGGCTCGAGCTTGCGGACGAGGATGGAGGCGACCGGCATCGTGAACGCGGAGGCGAGCGCGCCGGGGAGCAGGAGGAGGCCGACCTCCTGCGCGGTGTAGTGGAGCACCGACGACGAGAAGATCGGGATCGCGAAGAGCGCGCCGTAGAGCGCCATGCCGACGATGACGGAGAGCACGCTCCCCGCCGCGAGCGAGCGATAGCGGAGGACGCGGAGATCGACGACGGGGTGCGGCGAGGCGAGGACGCGGAGCACGAAGAGGACGAGGCCCGCGACCGCGAGGAACGCGGTGACGACGATGAATTCGGACTGGAACCAATCCTCGGAGTACCCCTCCTCGAGGAAGACCTGGAGCGAGCCGAGGCCGAGCGCGAGGAGCGCGATCGCGATCCAGTCGACGGGGGAGCGGCTCGCGCTCGGCGTGTCGCGCGGGAGGAAGGCGACGCACATCATCGTCGCGACGACGCCGACCGGGAGGTTGATGAAGAAGATCCAGCGCCAGCCGACGTTCGTGACGATGTAGCCGCCGAGCGTGGGGCCGATGACGGGGCCGGCGATGACGATCGCGCCGAAGAAGCCCTGCGCCTGCGCCTGCTCCTCCTTCGGGAACGTCTCGAAGAGGAAGGCCTGCGCCTTCGCGAGAAGGCCGCCGCCGCAGAGGCCCTGGAGGACGCGCGCGGCGGTGAGCATCCAGAGCGAGGTGGCGACGCCGCAGAGGACGGACGCGGCGGTGAAGCCGACGAGGGAGAAGACGAAGTAGCGCCGCTTGCCGAAGCGGTTCCCGAGCCACGCCGAGAGCGGGAGGATGATGACGTTCGCGATCGCGTAGCTCGAGACGACCCAGCTCATCTGCGTGAGCGTGGCGCCGAGCGACGCCTGCATCTCGGTGAGCGCGACGTTGACGATCGAGGTGTCGATGATCTCGAGGAGCGCGCCGAGCGCGACCGCGATCGCTACGAGCCACTTCTTCTCCACCGCGCGCCTCGGTCCTCAGCGCGTGTCGACGGTGAGGACGACGCTCATGCCGGGGCGGAGCGTGGCGTCGGCGGCGCTCTCGATCTTGATCCGCACCGGGACGCGCTGCACGACCTTCGTGAAGTTGCCGGTCGCGTTGTCGGGCGGGAGGAGCGCGAAGCGCGAGCCCGT contains:
- a CDS encoding DHA2 family efflux MFS transporter permease subunit, which gives rise to MEKKWLVAIAVALGALLEIIDTSIVNVALTEMQASLGATLTQMSWVVSSYAIANVIILPLSAWLGNRFGKRRYFVFSLVGFTAASVLCGVATSLWMLTAARVLQGLCGGGLLAKAQAFLFETFPKEEQAQAQGFFGAIVIAGPVIGPTLGGYIVTNVGWRWIFFINLPVGVVATMMCVAFLPRDTPSASRSPVDWIAIALLALGLGSLQVFLEEGYSEDWFQSEFIVVTAFLAVAGLVLFVLRVLASPHPVVDLRVLRYRSLAAGSVLSVIVGMALYGALFAIPIFSSSVLHYTAQEVGLLLLPGALASAFTMPVASILVRKLEPRVMLAIGAVILGVAVLWLGRLSVNTSADDLFWPLLVRSFGTVMMFIPLSMTSLGSIPKKDIAASTALYNLTRQLGGSVGVALLSTLLGSRTTFHRAILVEHLSPTDPAVQARLDALTAGFVAKGMDVASAKQTALAMLDGSARLQSSVLAFNDIFFVTALLVLFSIPLIFVLGKPSQGAAVADAH